GTCCCCGGGGTCAATTCTCACGTTTCACGCATCACGTTTCACACTTTTCACGTTTCATCATCTTAAATCGCTATTCAACCCATAAAATCGAACTAGGAGAAATAACAGATGAGTAAAGTTGCTATCGTTACAGGAGCTGGCTCCAACATCGGTCAGCGAACGGTACTTGCGCTGCTAGGCGAAGGGTATTCCGTTACACTAGCTGGACGACGACCGGAAGCGTTAGAGGATACGGTCAAGCAAGCGGGAGAAGCGAGTTCGCGAACATTGATTGTGCCCACAGACGTGACAGATCACGACTCCATTAAAGCCCTGTTTGCCAAGACGAAAGAGACCTTTGGCAGGCTCGACCTACTGTTTAATAACGCGGGAGTCGGCGCGCCGGGCGTCAACTTAGAAGACCTGACCTACGAGCAGTGGAAAACAGTCGTGGACACCAACCTGACCGGCTCATTCTTGTGTACGCAAGAAGCGTTCAAGATTATGAAGGATCAAGATCCCAGAGGCGGACGCATCATCAATAACGGTTCCGTATCGGCACATGTGCCGCGCGTCAACTCCGCGCCCTACGCTTCCACCAAACACGCGCTGACCGGGCTAACGAAATCGACCTCCCTTGACGGACGTAAATATGATATTGCGTGTGGACAAATTGACATCGGCAATGCGTCAATTGACGCCGAGCAGCGCAGCGATACCGGCAGCCTCCAACCGAATGGAACGCTCATGGTCGAGCCACGGATGGACACGGATGATATTGCAGGTGCTGTCGTGTTTATGGCGAGTCTACCGTTGGAAGCAAACGTGCTGTTCATAACCGTCATGGCGACGAAGATGCCCTATGTCGGACGCGCGTAATTGTTTGCCCCAAGCGGTCTGGCTGTGCTCTTCTGCACTGAGCGAGCCTATCCAGACTTATCCCGTAGGTCGGGCATTTTGCCCGACTCCGTATGCCGTAACTGTACCCATACCCGTAGGTCGGGCATCCCCGATAAATCGGGATCCAAAGCGACTTGCCCGCCCCATAGCCCCAGCGGGGCGACATGTTTATAGAAACGCGATCTATACTAATGACCAAAGCCCCAGCGGGGCGACATGTGTTTCGTAGCAAATTGGTTCATGATAGATATAGAAAAACACCAGATAGAGGGAGTTCACGATGCCTGACAAACAACAGATCCAAGGTTGGCTCGACAAGCTGCGCGCCGGTACGCTCGTGGAGGCGGATCTCCAACAGGCGTTAGATCGTCTGAACGACAGCACTTCGGACGACGACTCACCTAAGCGGCAGCGACTACTGTATCTGAATACCGGCAACACCGGCGTTGACTCGCAAGTTCTCGGTATGGCACTGGTAGAAAACGGCGAAATCCTCGAAGCACCCGACGATGTGGACGAATGGCCCTACAACTCCGTCCTCGAAGCGATGAACGACGGCTGGCGGGTAATCAAGTTTCCC
The sequence above is drawn from the Candidatus Poribacteria bacterium genome and encodes:
- a CDS encoding SDR family oxidoreductase codes for the protein MSKVAIVTGAGSNIGQRTVLALLGEGYSVTLAGRRPEALEDTVKQAGEASSRTLIVPTDVTDHDSIKALFAKTKETFGRLDLLFNNAGVGAPGVNLEDLTYEQWKTVVDTNLTGSFLCTQEAFKIMKDQDPRGGRIINNGSVSAHVPRVNSAPYASTKHALTGLTKSTSLDGRKYDIACGQIDIGNASIDAEQRSDTGSLQPNGTLMVEPRMDTDDIAGAVVFMASLPLEANVLFITVMATKMPYVGRA